Proteins encoded by one window of Glycine soja cultivar W05 chromosome 15, ASM419377v2, whole genome shotgun sequence:
- the LOC114386938 gene encoding uncharacterized protein LOC114386938 gives MVVEALSLVQGCSISMKELQLSLIPVSPNLTQQSHPFLLVLVMAIVLFNGKDDGSDTGRERENRGRGGFDRGRGRGRGSEKGKGKVREKDVDEKVMDTDDFATGLYKGEDADGEKLARKIGPEIMNQLTEGFEEMTSRILPLALEDEFLDALDINYAIEFEPEYLVEFDNPDIDEKEPIPLRDALEKAKPFLMSYEGIQSQEEWEKIMEETMVNGASSIVEKDC, from the exons ATGGTCGTGGAGGCTCTCTCCCTGGTTCAGGGCTGTTCAATATCAATGAAAGAGCTCCAGTTAAGCCTAATTCCAGTGAGTCCAAATCTGACACAACAGAGCCACCCATTCCTCTTGGTTCTGGTCATGGCCATAGTACTTTTTAATGGTAAGGATGATGGAAGTGATActggaagagaaagagaaaatagaGGGAGAGGTGGGTTTGATCGAGGCAGGGGCAGAGGAAGAGGTTCAGAGAAGGGGAAGGGGAAGGTCAGAGAGAAGGATGTGGATGAAAAGGTTATGGATACAGATGATTTTGCTACAGGGCTATATAAAGGAGAAGATGCAGATGGTGAAAAATTAGCCAGAAAGATTGGGCCTGAGATAATGAATCAGTTGACTGAAGGATTTGAGGAGATGACTAGTAGAATTTTACCATTGGCATTGGAGGATGAGTTTTTGGATGCACTAGACATCAATTATGCA ATTGAATTTGAGCCAGAATATTTGGTGGAGTTTGATAATCCAGATATTGATGAGAAGGAACCAATTCCACTACGGGATGCACTTGAGAAGGCAAAACCATTCTTGATGTCATATGAGGGGATTCAAAGTCAGGAAGAGTGGGAG AAAATAATGGAAGAGACAATGGTGAATGGTGCGAGTTCCATTGTTGAAAAAGATTGTTGA
- the LOC114388619 gene encoding cell division control protein 2 homolog: MEQYEKVEKIGEGTYGVVYKARDRVTNETIALKKIRLEQEDEGVPSTAIREISLLKEMQHRNIVRLQDVVHSEKRLYLVFEYLDLDLKKHMDSSPEFVKDPRQVKMFLYQILCGIAYCHSHRVLHRDLKPQNLLIDRRTNSLKLADFGLARAFGIPVRTFTHEVVTLWYRAPEILLGSRHYSTPVDVWSVGCIFAEMVNRRPLFPGDSEIDELFKIFRILGTPNEDTWPGVTSLPDFKSTFPKWPSKDLANVVPNLDAAGLNLLSSMLCLDPSKRITARSAVEHEYFKDIKFVP; the protein is encoded by the exons ATGGAACAG taCGAGAAGGTGGAGAAGATAGGCGAGGGAACATACGGCGTCGTTTACAAGGCTCGCGACCGCGTCACCAATGAGACCATCGCTCTCAAGAAGATTCGCCTCGAGCAGGAGGACGAAGGCGTTCCCAGCACCGCCATTCGCGAGATTTCTCTCCTCAAAGAGATGCAGCATAGGAACATTGTTAG GTTGCAGGATGTAGTACACAGTGAGAAGCGATTGTATCTGGTTTTTGAGTATCTGGACTTGGATCTAAAGAAACATATGGATTCATCTCCAGAGTTTGTGAAAGATCCACggcaagtaaag ATGTTCCTTTATCAAATTCTCTGTGGCATTGCTTACTGTCATTCACATAGAGTTCTTCATCGAGACTTGAAACCACAGAATTTGTTGATAGATCGCCGTACTAATTCACTAAAGCTTGCAGATTTTGGATTGGCTAGGGCATTTGGCATTCCTGTCAGGACATTTACACATGAG GTGGTGACATTATGGTACAGAGCTCCAGAAATATTGCTTGGATCTCGTCATTATTCTACGCCAGTTGATGTTTGGTCAGTGGGATGTATATTTGCAGAGATGGTAAACCGACGACCTCTATTCCCTGGGGACTCTGAGATtgatgaattatttaaaatattcag AATCTTGGGTACCCCAAATGAAGACACATGGCCTGGTGTAACTTCATTGCCTGATTTTAAATCAACATTTCCCAAATGGCCATCCAAG GACTTGGCAAATGTGGTTCCAAATCTTGATGCAGCTGGTCTTAATCTTCTTTCT